A single window of Micromonas commoda chromosome 6, complete sequence DNA harbors:
- a CDS encoding predicted protein — translation MAPPAPPGGWGRPVSAPAGTGPPSRVGPPGGRVGPPGGRVGPPGGAPARFGPSRVGPGRQ, via the coding sequence atggccccgccggcgcctccgggCGGATGGGGCAGGCCGGtttccgcgccggcggggacgggtcCGCCGTCCAGGGTCGGTCCGCCGGGGGGCAGGGTAGGACCTCCCGGGGGTAGGGTCGGTCCGCCGGGCGGGGCTCCCGCGCGCTTcggtccctcgcgcgtcggccCGGGAAGACAGTAG
- a CDS encoding peptidyl prolyl isomerase, with product MTWQMPPIVQFTTQARPHTTRARTMSALSASFRIAASPVVSSSRRAGSSSRRAAAPARASAGSDEKKVSSGRREAVAAAVLAAAALSQAAPALARGLPEFECTGEVTTGASGLQFCESVVGSGITPSKGSLIKAHYTGRLLDGRVFDSSYSRGSPLTFKVGVREVIAGWDEGILGGEGVPPMKVGGKRVLTIPANLAYGSRGAGGGLIPPDATLKFDVELVQVL from the coding sequence ATGACGTGGCAGATGCCCCCGATTGTCCAGTTCACAACGCAAGCGCGTCCCCACACGACACGTGCAAGAACAATGTccgccctctccgcctcattccgcatcgccgcgagccccgtcgtgtcctcctcccgccgcgctgggtcctcttcccgccgcgccgcggctcccgcgcgcgcgtccgcggggtccgacgagaagaaggtttcctcggggcgccgcgaggctgtcgccgccgcagtgctcgccgccgcggcgctctcccaggcagcccccgcgctcgcgcgcggtctcCCCGAGTTTGAGTGCACCGGCGAGGTCAcgaccggcgcgtccggccTCCAGTTCTGCGAGTCCGTCGTCGGCTCCGGGATCACCCCGTCGAAGGGGTCGCTGATCAAGGCGCACTACACCGGCAggctcctcgacgggcgcgtgtTCGACAGCTCCTACTCGCGCGGCTCCCCGCTCACGTTCAAGGTTGGCGTCAGGGAGGTCATCGCGGGCTGGGACGAGGGCATCctcggaggcgagggagtgCCCCCGATGAAGGTGGGGGGCAAGCGCGTGCTCACCATTCCCGCCAACCTGGCGTACGGCAGcaggggcgcgggcggcggcctgaTTCCaccggacgcgacgctcaaGTTCGACGTTGAGCTCGTGCAGGTGCTGTga
- a CDS encoding predicted protein, whose protein sequence is MKTAFDGARYAVGATDSMQGTGVWSGIKLSRDDAKPTAKPASKAAKKSQPAKFPVKAK, encoded by the coding sequence ATGAAGACCGCGTTCGACGGAGCGCGGTACGCGGTGGGCGCCACCGATTCCATGCAGGGCACCGGCGTGTGGTCCGGCATCAAGCTtagccgcgacgacgccaagccCACGGCCAAGCCCGCGAGCAAGGCTGCGAAGAAGTCGCAGCCTGCTAAGTTCCCGGTGAAGGCCAAGTAA
- a CDS encoding predicted protein, producing MMYGSGMPLLYAFASFFCLAIGFFDKRFLLRVCRRPPRYGTALAMLALAVAPWAAFVHLLFGMWMHTHFLTPLITETAGVGDEYADAALSATGGGAANATDSAFSGLLSSGATLQDLLDIANNASAAAQDAAATEYPPILSEISRRTMQTNGFPFFLLAILFIVVNVVVNVVSQFWKAITTFLPCINALPCFREEADYEGVPTFEDAFMMDKLIGAHTYEMREMPMYKKFFFEGKGGFKERAAGDQADPDTPFKKGEDPYN from the coding sequence ATGATGTACGGAAGCGGCATGCCTCTGCTTTACGCGTTTGCATCGTTTTTCTGCCTCGCCATCGGCTTCTTCGACAAGAGGTTCCTCCTGAGGGTGTGCCGGCGCCCCCCGAGGTACGGCACCGCGTTGGCgatgctcgcgctcgccgtcgcgccgtgggcggcgtTCGTGCACCTTCTCTTTGGCATGTGGATGCACACGCACTTTCTAACGCCGCTCATCACGGAAACGGCgggggtcggcgacgagtaCGCAGACGCCGCGTTGTCCGCtacgggcggcggggctgcAAACGCCACGGATAGCGCTTTCAGCGGCCTGCtctcctcgggcgcgacgctccAGGACTTGTTGGACATCGCGAACAACGCGagtgcggcggcgcaggatgcggcggcgacagagTACCCACCGATTCTGAGCGAGATTTCAAGGCGAACGATGCAGACAAACGGGTTCCCGTTTTTCCTGCTGGCGATCCTCTTCATCGTGGTGAACGTCGTCGTGAACGTGGTGTCGCAGTTCTGGAAAGCGATCACCACGTTCTTACCGTGCATCAACGCGTTGCCGTGCTtcagggaggaggcggactACGAGGGCGTGCCCACCTTTGAGGATGCCTTCATGATGGACAAACTCATCGGTGCGCACACGTACGAGATGCGGGAGATGCCGATGTACAAGAAGTTCTTCTTCGAGGGCAAGGGTGGATTCAAGGAGAGGGCCGCGGGAGATCAGGCTGATCCTGACACGCCCTTCAAAAAGGGCGAGGATCCGTACAACG